The DNA segment CAAAAGTGTTGACACATCTGATTTCATTCCAAtgacttttttcagttttcagatttAGTGTAGCGTCTCCAGTCTGGAGAATTTGTAACGAAAATGTTACATTCCTGCACTGAATCAATACTAAATGAGGCCCAATTCAACCTTATAgggtttttctgttctttctccaatTCCTAAAATACAATGCAGTTTGGCCAAGACTAGCATTGGAAGGTGGAGGGAAATGTGCCAGGCTTGGTGAGGATAGCAGTTTAACAGGAAACAGAGGGAGCATTttcttggggaagaaaaaaatgagcagggggagggttGGAAGGCTGCTTGAGTAAGGTATGGTTTGCCAATGGAAGATCCTAACTGGACCTTAAATGTGCAACATAAAAATCAGTCTTGTGGAGACCTTATTTGTGTGTAAAGGGTGAATGGGGGTTGACACTGGAGTCCCCAGACTACAAGCAGTCTACTGTACTAATACATGTACACAGTGAGGTGGCCACAGAAGATATACTGCTGAAGAAACCTAGCTTGCAATAGGTCAAGCAGAGGAATCAAAACCCCAAATTTCAAGCCCAGGTCTAGCAGGCAGTAGCCCcaaaagacatccaaatccaaaCCACCAGACCCTGTGATTATGGCAGTTTATATGGCAAAGATTTAGGGCCGCTAATCTGCTGCCTTCAAAACAGGGAGATCATCCTAGATTATCCGGGTGGCTTAATGTAAACGTAAGGGCCCTTACAtggaagaaggaagcaggagatGTAGGTGCTAGCAAGCGGGCCACGAACCGACAGAAAACGTAAAGGGAAGGGAACGGATGCTCTTCTGGTGCCTCCAGGAAAGGCagcccagctgacaccttgactttggcccTGTGAACTACAGAAATGTCAGAGAACAAATTTGCGTTGTTTTAAGCAACTAAATTTCATGTCATTTGTTATGACAGGAAGGGGAAACTAATACACTGCATACTCAAAGTTACTCAACAGAAACTGCAAGATTGAGAAATGGGGACAATTTCACGGTTTTTAAGATCTAGGGATGTAACTCAGCTTAAAAGATGCCCCTCTTCACTTTACGATCTCTGAAGATCCAACATGGTAAGCACCCTTCTAGGCCTTCATCTAAGACAAAAGCTATAATCCACaccaatatttaaaacaaaagcatatCTGCTAAAGACACATCACAGTTCATGTACTTAGGGTCAAATTAATGAAAACTAAATAGGCCACCCTAAAATGTAATGGTGTCAGGTCCATGAATGTTGAGCGAAAGATGGTACAATTTTTCgtattatataaaataactggatcaagttcatttaaaatagttgtaattacataggaaaataaaatgaacatgtaGGGCTGCATTGATTAGAGTTGGGATGCTATCATATAGAAACCAGAATTATCAAGGTTGAAAAAAAGGGTATTAGGTTACTTTGACCGGaagaggtaaaaggaaaaaaaagtggaaagcCACAAATGAGATGAGCCAAGAACATGGTGGCTTAGAGGCCAAAACTATTTGTCACCCCCTACTTTAGCATAACATCCTGTGTTACGAAAAAACTCACCTAAGATGGCAAGTCATGGGATCTAGTTGGCTCCACCTTGAGCAAAAGTCTAGGAAGCGTTCTGTGAGAAGTATGCAAGGTCCTAAGGAAAATGTGTTATACATAACACAATTGGTCTGAGACTGCAGGCTTCAAAAGGGTTTCTGGGTGCTGCACATTCTCTTTTCCAGTTGTAATTTTAATCAAGTCAGTATAGATGAGAAAAAGACCACTGTATATCCAAGATATCCCATCTGTCCTACTGTTGGCCTAGAAGGAAAACCCAGTAGTAGAAGCTTGCTCTCAAGGTACCCAGTGTGAACTGAAAACACCATCAACTACTCACAGTGCTTTCCCTGCCAGACTGTGCTCAAAGAGGGGAGAGACCTGGAGCCTGTAAGACCTTCCCAGTATTCTGTAAACACTACCTTCTTGATTGGCATGCTAATTACGATGCTATGAGAAAAAGTGTTCCCTGTTCAAAAATGTCTAGAAACAGCTTAATTAAAAGTAGTCTCCCAATCCTCATGGCACTGTTTCATGAGTCAGCCAGGATGTGGATATTCCACAAGGAGCCTCACCTAGGGTAGCTTCTCCCTCACTTACCTGACCACAGAGCTGAGAAAACACAGCTTAGAAAATGCTTATTCAGACATGAAAATCAGCATGCTGAAAAAAGGGGGTATGGGAAAGAATAATGGAATCTGGGTATTATACaatgaaaattacacaaaagaagacacacacatgaAGATACTGCTGACATGAAAGCCTTTGCTTTTAATTTGGTCAAtacacatttgacaaaatattttggaacaaaATAACCCACGAACAGGTACAAGGTATTTACAGTAACAACCGTGGAAAACAGACAATTGACGTACTCTCAAACAGAAACGTCTACTTATAAAATTTTCTACTGTGAATCTGGAAGACTCTTCAGTTCCTACTCATTACCAGGTCTGAAATCCCAATTGGTGGCGCATGAGGCCCAGGGGCAGAAGTGTAGTTCTGACACATTTGGCAGTTAAGGATCATCTATTAATGTGAACTCACAGGTAAGAAAAGAGCCAGAATGGagcgggggtgtgtgtgtgtgtgtgtgtgtgtgtgtgtgtgtgtgtcagtgcaGTGTGGAAGAACCCAAAGGGAACATCTAAGGACAAGACCTAAGTCTAAATCACACTCATCTTTCCCAGTCTCCTAGAGGAGAAGGctgcaaatattttcaaacttactTGACCCCTCTTCTTTTAGCAGAAAATCAGCAACCCTGAGACTCCAATTTTCCATGACGTAAAAGCTAATAAACATCTAGAACTGCTCAAAATTCTAACTTTATATGATCAAATAGGaacttcaaaataacttttatgatctgaaaataaggagagaaaaaatttCATGCCTAATTGTTAAACATTCCAACTAATAATTTCCATTGTCTGAAGTCAGTTtcacaaaaaaagatacactttATTAGATGTTTTAAATCGAGTACAACTTGCTCTGGATTAAGTGGACCGCCTACATCTTCATattattcaaatacatttaaagaaattagagaaatctTAATCCACCTGGAATATAGTTACGAATTTATTAACTTTACAAGACAGCCACATAAACAGAGGCCATGAAAAAAAGGACCAAATGCTTACCCTTTGTAACACTACCGAGACAAACACGGTACATCATACACATCAACATCTATCATTCCAACTATGCTACTTAACTAGGCTTTACAGTTTCAACAAACAACTCTGTAGATCGTATATCCACGCCAAGTGTAAAAATCAGATTTGCTGCTCCTCCAGTGGCTGTTCAAGAGCTTCCATTAGCTTTTTATTTGCCTCTTCATTATGCCGGCTTTGACAATGAGTTAAATGTTTCTTAAAGCCTCTTGGGAAATTTGATTCAAAATTACAACGTGGACATTTAAGTAAACTTTGCCCATGGGCTGCTACATGATTTTTAAGGAGAGATTCCAAAAGGAAAGCCTTTCCACAGATTGTACATTTGTAAGGGCTGTGAACATTATGCTTATTAACCAAATGATGCAAAACAGCACCTTTTTTCATAGCTCGACAGCAACAAATTTTGCAATAATACTTTCCTTTTCCACGCTTCATATATTTTGCAATCTCTTCTTCAGAGATAAAAGCctctttttcttcagtaaattGTAATACGTTTTTGGACTGCTCTGGATTGGTCATGTCCATTTTGTTCTCTTTACTAAAATCAATAGATTCCACATCAACCTGCTCTTGATCGCTGCTTGATTCTTGGCCCTTGCTGTCTATCACATCTAAATCTGCTTTTATATACTCACTGCTACTAAGCTCAGCATCTGAGTTCTCTTGGTTGTCTTTCTTGAGCTTCtttgaggaaggaaataaagtgTCTTCTAAGAGTTTCTTAGGTGTAGCTAGTAGGTCTTCCTGAACCAAAATATCACACTTTTGATCATCTATGGCATCTGTCTGTAGGTCATCACCAAGCTCAACTGCCTTCTGGGATTCTGAGAAGATAGCAGACTTGGGAAGTTCCGAGAAAAGGGCATGTTTCCGGGGCTCTGGAAAAAGAGCACGTTTTCTTGGTTCAGGAGAAGCAGGAGGGGCTGTTTTGGTGGGCTCAGAAAACAGGGCAGGTTTTCTAGGTTCAGCAtcaagagagagaacaggctTCCAGACATCAGAGGTGGCTTTGGGGGACTCAGATGGTCCAGGTTTCCGGGTCTCAGGGAAGATAGGTTTCTGAGGCtcaataaaaaaggaagactTCCAGAGATCAGGGGAACCACCACGGGAACTTTTCTGGGACTCAGGAAAATCAAGCGAAGCAGGAGAAGTTTTCCGCTGATCCGGAGATAGCTTCCAAAGCTCTGGAGACCCTGAAGGTTTTCTGAGCTCTGGAGATCCCGCTGGACTGCGGATCTCTGGGGACAATGGTGGGCCTGGTTTACGAAGCTCAGGAGATAAGGGAGGTCCTGCTTTACGAAGCTCAGGGGACACTGAGGGAATGGTCTTCCAATGTTCAGGTGACAAGGTGGGAGTTGTCTTTCGGAGTTCTGGTGGGCCAGACTTCCACGACTCAGGAGATGCGGGGGGAGACTTCCAGGAACCAGGTGAGACTGATGAAGACTTCCAAGATGCGGGGGACACAGAGGGAGCTGGTTTCCATGGTCCAGGTGAAACAGAAGGAATTGGCTTCCAAGGACCAGGAGACACAGCTGGAGCAGGTTTAGCTGGCTTCCAAGGTCCTGATGATGCTGAGGGACTGGATTTCCAAGACCTTGGGGACCCAGGTGGCCCTGGCTTCCAAGAACCTGGTGACACAGCTGGGGCTGGTCTCCTGGGCTCTGGGGAGGCAGCAGGGAATGGCTTCCAAGGCTCAGGAGATTCCGATGGGGATGGCTTCCTTGGCTCAGGGGAGACAGTCCGGGCTGGCTTCCGAGACTCCGGAGATGCAGTTGGGGAGGGACCCCAAGGTTCAGGGGAAGCAGCTAAAACTGGTGACTCTGGAGAAGAGGCTGAAGGTGGCCCCAATGTTTCTGGGAAATGGGAGTGTTTCTGGGGTTTGGGATTAGGAAGAGTGGCCTTTACTGGCTCAGGAGATAAAGGAGTAAGTTTCTGTGGTTCTGGAGAAGGAATAGGGACTGGTTTCTGAGATTCAGAAACAACAGGGACTGACTTCGGAAGttcaggagaagaaagagaggcagatTTTGCAGGctcaggagaaggaagagaaggtatCTGTGGCTCAGGAGAAACAACAGGGCCAGGCTTCTGAGGctccagggaagagagaggagcaggTTTTGGGGATTCTGGAGACAAAACTGGGCCAAGTTTCTGTGTTTCTATGGAAAGGGCAGGTATGGGTTTTGGGAGTTCTGCTGAATTAGAGGGTATTTTCTGGTGTTCAGGAAGAGGAGGGCTCTTCCCAGGATCTGCTTCTTTGCTTAGCTGAGTTTTTGGTTTCTCATTCCACTTCTCTGGGCCTGCGT comes from the Prionailurus bengalensis isolate Pbe53 chromosome A1, Fcat_Pben_1.1_paternal_pri, whole genome shotgun sequence genome and includes:
- the CHAMP1 gene encoding chromosome alignment-maintaining phosphoprotein 1 is translated as MEVFQELRKPSARLECDHCSFRGTDYENVQIHMGTIHPEFCDEMDAGGLGKMIFYQKSAKLFHCHKCFFTSKMYSNVYYHITSKHAGPEKWNEKPKTQLSKEADPGKSPPLPEHQKIPSNSAELPKPIPALSIETQKLGPVLSPESPKPAPLSSLEPQKPGPVVSPEPQIPSLPSPEPAKSASLSSPELPKSVPVVSESQKPVPIPSPEPQKLTPLSPEPVKATLPNPKPQKHSHFPETLGPPSASSPESPVLAASPEPWGPSPTASPESRKPARTVSPEPRKPSPSESPEPWKPFPAASPEPRRPAPAVSPGSWKPGPPGSPRSWKSSPSASSGPWKPAKPAPAVSPGPWKPIPSVSPGPWKPAPSVSPASWKSSSVSPGSWKSPPASPESWKSGPPELRKTTPTLSPEHWKTIPSVSPELRKAGPPLSPELRKPGPPLSPEIRSPAGSPELRKPSGSPELWKLSPDQRKTSPASLDFPESQKSSRGGSPDLWKSSFFIEPQKPIFPETRKPGPSESPKATSDVWKPVLSLDAEPRKPALFSEPTKTAPPASPEPRKRALFPEPRKHALFSELPKSAIFSESQKAVELGDDLQTDAIDDQKCDILVQEDLLATPKKLLEDTLFPSSKKLKKDNQENSDAELSSSEYIKADLDVIDSKGQESSSDQEQVDVESIDFSKENKMDMTNPEQSKNVLQFTEEKEAFISEEEIAKYMKRGKGKYYCKICCCRAMKKGAVLHHLVNKHNVHSPYKCTICGKAFLLESLLKNHVAAHGQSLLKCPRCNFESNFPRGFKKHLTHCQSRHNEEANKKLMEALEQPLEEQQI